A genomic window from Agreia sp. COWG includes:
- a CDS encoding DUF1206 domain-containing protein, giving the protein MTNTATGAARTAKNSHALEILARTGFAVLGLLHVLIGGIAIGLVVGAGSGDSADQSGALKQLSSQPGGIVVIWVVAIGMFALLLWQIVQVFLQDDADEKKRWAKRAKELGKGVAYGAVGATALTFALGGSSDSADSSQGLSATLLAHPGGVILLVVVGLVVAGLGVAFAVQGVLTKFEKLLVIPAGSLGAFVRGLGITGYVAKGVALFVVGVLFVVAAVTADPEKASGMDGALKALVQLPFGQVILVIVGAGLIAYGLFCAARARWAKL; this is encoded by the coding sequence ATGACGAACACGGCCACCGGTGCGGCACGCACCGCGAAGAACAGTCACGCCCTCGAGATCCTCGCCCGCACCGGCTTCGCCGTTCTCGGTCTACTGCACGTGCTCATCGGCGGCATCGCCATCGGGCTCGTGGTGGGCGCGGGGTCAGGCGACTCGGCCGACCAGTCGGGCGCCCTCAAGCAGCTCTCCTCTCAACCCGGCGGCATCGTCGTCATCTGGGTCGTCGCCATCGGAATGTTCGCACTTCTGCTGTGGCAGATCGTGCAGGTCTTTCTGCAGGACGACGCCGATGAGAAGAAGCGCTGGGCGAAGCGCGCAAAAGAACTCGGCAAGGGGGTCGCCTACGGCGCGGTGGGAGCGACGGCCCTGACCTTCGCCCTCGGGGGATCGAGCGACTCGGCGGATTCGAGCCAGGGGCTCAGCGCAACGCTGCTGGCGCACCCGGGCGGCGTCATCCTGTTGGTGGTCGTGGGGCTCGTCGTGGCCGGGCTCGGCGTGGCCTTCGCCGTGCAGGGCGTGCTCACGAAGTTCGAGAAGCTGCTCGTCATTCCCGCCGGTTCGCTGGGCGCCTTCGTGCGCGGGCTCGGCATCACCGGTTATGTGGCGAAGGGTGTCGCACTGTTCGTCGTGGGCGTTCTCTTCGTGGTGGCTGCGGTCACCGCCGATCCCGAGAAGGCATCCGGCATGGACGGCGCACTCAAGGCTCTGGTGCAGCTGCCCTTCGGCCAGGTCATCCTCGTGATCGTCGGGGCTGGCCTCATCGCCTACGGCCTCTTCTGCGCGGCCCGGGCCCGCTGGGCCAAGCTGTAG
- a CDS encoding LPXTG cell wall anchor domain-containing protein — MSRTILPRLGAGLVAAALVAGGSLLVAAPASAANDIVTPNSVVENTWGADGTITVSGQGTVGDALGVDIVDGNTPATFTKSYLSTTAVTDVVVGANGTYTITFSLSNDPATSDFSSFPLLGETVFAAVVNNTVPTAAPIFVPIAVTAFVAATPATNIVPTCLSGTEAATSGVDYSATGYAQGQTDVTYSIQNAAGAVVLNGILDPADNTGTVTANFTVFSTINGVQSGPISDGVYTIITTAGSVSSSGSFIVGDCNAPAAVPAAPAAVPAAPQLANTGSSDAGVLVGGSALLLLVGAALVVARRRQNAAA; from the coding sequence ATGTCCCGCACCATCCTTCCCCGCCTCGGCGCAGGCCTCGTGGCCGCAGCCCTCGTCGCTGGAGGCTCGCTCCTCGTCGCCGCACCGGCCTCTGCCGCCAACGACATCGTCACGCCCAACTCCGTCGTCGAGAACACGTGGGGCGCCGATGGCACCATCACCGTATCCGGCCAGGGCACCGTCGGCGACGCTCTCGGCGTAGACATCGTGGATGGCAACACCCCCGCCACGTTCACCAAGAGCTACCTCTCGACCACCGCAGTCACCGATGTCGTCGTCGGCGCGAACGGCACGTACACCATCACGTTCTCGCTCTCCAACGACCCGGCCACGTCTGACTTCTCCTCTTTTCCGCTCCTGGGTGAGACGGTCTTCGCCGCTGTCGTGAACAACACGGTTCCGACCGCTGCACCCATCTTCGTGCCCATCGCCGTGACCGCGTTCGTCGCTGCCACCCCGGCTACGAACATCGTGCCGACCTGCCTGTCGGGCACTGAGGCCGCTACCAGCGGTGTCGATTACTCGGCGACCGGTTACGCCCAGGGTCAGACCGACGTGACCTACTCCATCCAGAACGCGGCCGGAGCGGTCGTGCTCAACGGCATCCTCGACCCCGCCGACAACACCGGCACCGTCACGGCTAACTTCACCGTCTTCTCGACGATCAACGGCGTGCAGAGCGGTCCCATTTCGGATGGCGTCTACACGATCATCACCACGGCAGGTTCCGTTTCTTCCAGCGGTTCCTTCATCGTCGGCGACTGCAACGCTCCCGCCGCCGTGCCGGCAGCTCCCGCCGCTGTGCCCGCTGCCCCGCAGCTCGCCAACACCGGTTCCTCTGACGCCGGCGTGCTCGTCGGCGGCTCGGCGCTGCTGCTGCTCGTCGGTGCTGCCCTCGTGGTCGCCCGTCGTCGCCAGAACGCCGCTGCGTAA
- a CDS encoding septum formation family protein, which translates to MTEPADARVPDAAGSSAVGRTAPRWLVVLVVALAVVFIVVLFFLLGRRLPWFESSPAAVTSTPAASASAETPAPTPSPTPTTIPSADAAAPATGPVAAGVHDWTELRGGECLDPYVSAWDQSFTVVDCAAPHGAQLIARAILNADPAAAYPGEAAITSQLNLACTAPAVLDFGAAAAFADVQWQASYPVTAEQWASGMREYSCFISRSSGQPLVGSVRVAPAG; encoded by the coding sequence GTGACCGAGCCGGCCGATGCGCGGGTGCCGGATGCCGCTGGCTCGTCGGCCGTCGGCCGCACGGCCCCGCGCTGGCTCGTCGTTCTCGTCGTCGCCCTGGCGGTGGTCTTCATCGTGGTTCTCTTCTTTCTCCTCGGGCGGCGCCTGCCGTGGTTCGAGTCGTCGCCCGCGGCCGTGACGTCGACGCCGGCGGCATCGGCGAGCGCAGAGACTCCTGCACCGACGCCCTCACCGACCCCGACGACCATCCCGAGCGCCGACGCCGCGGCGCCCGCGACAGGGCCGGTGGCTGCCGGCGTGCACGACTGGACCGAGCTGCGCGGGGGCGAGTGCCTCGATCCCTACGTGTCTGCCTGGGATCAGAGCTTCACGGTCGTCGATTGCGCAGCGCCGCACGGCGCCCAGCTCATCGCTCGCGCCATCCTCAACGCCGACCCGGCGGCTGCCTACCCGGGGGAGGCCGCCATCACCTCTCAGCTCAATCTCGCGTGCACGGCCCCGGCCGTGCTCGATTTCGGCGCGGCGGCAGCCTTCGCCGATGTGCAGTGGCAGGCGAGCTATCCGGTCACGGCAGAGCAGTGGGCGTCGGGAATGCGTGAATACTCATGCTTCATCAGCCGTTCTTCCGGGCAGCCCCTGGTCGGCTCGGTGCGGGTCGCCCCCGCCGGTTGA
- the pyrE gene encoding orotate phosphoribosyltransferase, producing MTNARQQLIDYISAEAVFHGDFTLTSGKKASYYVDLRKVSLDHRVAPLIGQVMIDVIRDIPDVFAVGGLTMGADPVASAILHQGAAQGLSYDAFVVRKEPKDHGRGKQVEGPDLEGKRVVVLEDTSTTGGSPLAAIEALEKIGAIVVGVAVVVDRNTDARERIEKAGYPYYYAIGLSDLGLK from the coding sequence GTGACGAACGCGCGCCAGCAACTCATCGACTACATCTCCGCCGAAGCCGTGTTCCACGGCGACTTCACGCTCACGAGCGGAAAGAAGGCGAGTTACTACGTCGATCTGCGCAAGGTCAGCCTCGACCACCGGGTCGCCCCGCTCATCGGCCAGGTGATGATCGACGTCATCCGTGACATCCCCGACGTGTTCGCCGTCGGAGGGCTCACCATGGGCGCCGACCCCGTGGCATCCGCGATTCTGCACCAGGGCGCGGCCCAGGGGCTGAGCTACGACGCCTTCGTCGTGCGCAAGGAGCCGAAGGACCACGGCCGAGGCAAGCAGGTCGAGGGCCCCGACCTCGAGGGAAAGCGCGTCGTCGTTCTCGAAGACACATCGACCACGGGCGGATCCCCGCTGGCGGCCATCGAGGCGCTCGAGAAGATCGGTGCCATCGTGGTGGGCGTCGCCGTCGTGGTCGACCGCAACACCGATGCGCGCGAGCGGATCGAGAAGGCCGGCTACCCCTACTACTACGCGATCGGCCTCAGCGATCTCGGTCTGAAGTAG
- a CDS encoding exodeoxyribonuclease III, whose translation MRIATWNVNSIRARVDRVADWLVREDVDVLAMQEIKCKENQFPFEQFTAAGYDVELHGLSQWNGVAFASRLPMTEVTKDFANMPGFGKENDDGTLPLEARALGVTVNDVRLWSLYVPNGRELENPHYDYKLRWLAALSADTREWIAENPAQPLALMGDWNVAPLDTDVWDIHAFEGSTHVSAPERAAFDDFADAGLTDVVRERIPTGYTYWDYKQLRFPRNEGMRIDFILGSKPFADVVINAGIDRDERKGDAPSDHVPVWVDLDLETQEDEDRPMFW comes from the coding sequence ATGCGTATTGCGACCTGGAACGTCAACTCCATCAGGGCCCGGGTCGACCGGGTCGCAGACTGGCTCGTGCGGGAGGACGTGGATGTTCTCGCCATGCAGGAGATCAAGTGCAAGGAGAACCAGTTTCCGTTCGAGCAATTCACGGCGGCCGGCTACGACGTCGAGCTGCACGGCCTGAGCCAGTGGAACGGCGTCGCCTTCGCCTCGCGCCTGCCGATGACCGAGGTCACGAAGGACTTCGCGAATATGCCGGGCTTCGGCAAAGAGAACGACGATGGCACGCTGCCGCTCGAGGCTCGGGCGCTGGGTGTGACCGTGAACGACGTTCGACTCTGGAGCCTCTACGTGCCGAACGGCCGTGAGCTCGAGAACCCCCACTACGACTACAAGCTGCGCTGGCTCGCGGCCCTGTCGGCCGACACCCGCGAGTGGATCGCCGAGAACCCCGCGCAGCCCCTCGCGCTCATGGGCGACTGGAACGTGGCTCCGCTCGACACGGATGTGTGGGACATCCACGCGTTCGAGGGATCCACCCACGTGTCGGCACCCGAGAGGGCCGCCTTCGACGACTTCGCGGATGCCGGGCTCACCGACGTGGTGCGCGAGCGCATCCCCACCGGCTACACCTACTGGGACTACAAGCAGCTGCGCTTTCCTCGCAACGAGGGCATGCGCATCGACTTCATCCTCGGCTCGAAGCCGTTCGCCGACGTCGTGATCAACGCGGGAATCGACCGCGACGAGCGCAAGGGAGACGCCCCCAGCGACCACGTTCCGGTGTGGGTCGATCTCGATCTCGAGACGCAGGAGGACGAAGACCGCCCCATGTTCTGGTGA
- a CDS encoding AEC family transporter, with protein sequence MQGVLTGFGVIGFVIAVGYVVGRTNILQVDVQRPLNRFAFFVTSPALLFTVLARADVSVIFSSYLVVTVFAVAVSVALYLVASRILFRRAAAETTIGAMAASYANANNIGLPVAVYVLGDPQFIAPLLMFQLIVLAPLTLTILDTTTRGKASVGAFLTQPVRNPMIIASLIGLVLAIFGITLPPAVMAPFDLIGGATIPLVLMTFGMSLAGQRPLAPGSGRREILTATLLKTVVMPIVAYVVGRFVFDLDPAHLFGVVVLAALPTAQNVFNFASRYDRGVVIARDTVLLTTIVSVPVLVVAAALLAP encoded by the coding sequence ATGCAGGGTGTGCTCACCGGGTTCGGTGTCATCGGCTTTGTGATCGCGGTCGGCTACGTGGTGGGGCGCACGAACATTCTGCAGGTCGATGTGCAGCGGCCCCTCAACCGCTTCGCGTTCTTCGTCACCAGCCCTGCCCTGCTCTTCACCGTGCTGGCGAGGGCCGACGTGAGCGTGATCTTCTCGTCGTACCTCGTCGTGACGGTTTTCGCCGTGGCCGTCTCGGTGGCGCTCTACCTCGTCGCATCCCGCATTCTCTTCCGACGGGCAGCAGCCGAGACGACGATCGGGGCGATGGCCGCCTCGTACGCGAACGCGAACAACATCGGCCTGCCCGTGGCGGTGTACGTGCTGGGCGATCCCCAGTTCATCGCGCCGCTTCTCATGTTCCAGCTGATCGTTCTGGCGCCCCTCACCCTCACGATTCTCGACACGACCACGCGGGGCAAGGCCTCCGTGGGCGCCTTCCTCACGCAACCCGTGAGAAACCCCATGATCATCGCGTCGCTCATCGGTCTCGTGCTGGCGATCTTCGGCATCACCCTGCCACCCGCGGTCATGGCGCCGTTCGACCTGATCGGCGGCGCGACCATTCCGCTCGTGCTCATGACATTCGGGATGTCGCTAGCCGGCCAGAGGCCACTGGCCCCGGGCTCGGGGCGCAGAGAGATCCTGACCGCCACGCTGCTGAAGACCGTGGTCATGCCCATCGTGGCCTACGTCGTCGGCCGTTTCGTGTTCGATCTCGATCCCGCCCACCTGTTCGGAGTGGTGGTTCTCGCTGCTCTGCCCACGGCGCAGAACGTCTTCAACTTCGCCTCGCGCTACGACCGTGGTGTGGTGATAGCGAGGGACACGGTGCTGCTGACAACCATCGTGTCGGTGCCGGTGCTGGTAGTCGCGGCGGCGCTGCTCGCACCCTGA
- a CDS encoding acyltransferase family protein, giving the protein MGTDMDTSHKTPSTPAHFLPHLQGLRAIAVLLVVVYHFWPGRLQGGYIGVDVFFVISGFLITGQLARELERSGSIRLPAFYAKRVRRLLPAAVTVLVFSGLATLFILPLSSLGENLREILASTFYVENWALAANSVDYLAAANEATLVQHYWSLSLEEQFYLIWPLMLLGAAWLGVKFFSGKRWNALFGLVVVVSILSLAFSVFYTQTNAAQAYFVTFTRMWEFGAGAILALLPRLRPTRAWLSNLLGYGGIAIVLGCGYLYDKTTPFPGYAAILPVLGTMGIILASHRARWYDAGRVLSFRPVSFIGDISYSLYLWHWPLIVIAPFVPGWGLSTINRLVLFALCFVIAWLTKKFIEDPARAWKPLTTRKPRVTFGAMIAAMAVVSLVVGVTSVIQQPKYDAAAAQLSSTLETMPDCFGAASGSTNGLADIEPCVNPELASQIIPSPGFGNADRPQHPDCLVTLNDSRLTTCDFGDTTSDAAPRVALIGDSHAYSLLDPLVQLAEKNGWHLTTYLKGACPWSTTPIAGGDAFSASCADWRASLDTTLAEQQPYDVIFTAALTDHTLEAGSSQSKVETNGFTSAWASQVSAGTPIVTLVDNPSWETDPNKCLRISDASECSESRKDGLGQVDPLADAAKDLKASGADVTLLDFSNTYCDAEDCFPVIGGANVYRDQDHLTRTFAFTLAPFIEGAIAAAISRDQ; this is encoded by the coding sequence ATGGGAACCGATATGGATACGAGCCACAAGACCCCCTCGACCCCGGCTCATTTTCTGCCGCATCTCCAGGGCCTCCGAGCCATCGCAGTTCTGCTCGTGGTGGTCTACCACTTCTGGCCCGGACGCCTGCAGGGCGGCTATATCGGCGTCGATGTGTTCTTCGTCATCTCGGGCTTTCTCATCACGGGCCAGCTGGCTCGCGAGCTCGAGCGATCGGGCAGCATCCGGCTGCCGGCGTTCTACGCCAAGCGCGTGCGTCGACTGCTGCCCGCCGCGGTCACCGTTCTCGTCTTCTCGGGGCTGGCGACGCTGTTCATCCTGCCCCTGTCGAGCCTCGGCGAGAACCTGCGCGAGATCCTCGCCTCGACCTTCTACGTCGAGAACTGGGCGCTCGCGGCCAACTCCGTCGACTACCTCGCGGCGGCCAACGAGGCCACCCTCGTGCAGCACTACTGGTCGCTGTCGCTCGAGGAGCAGTTCTATCTGATCTGGCCCCTGATGCTGCTCGGCGCGGCCTGGCTGGGCGTGAAGTTCTTCTCGGGCAAACGCTGGAACGCGCTGTTCGGCCTCGTGGTGGTCGTCAGCATCCTGTCTCTCGCCTTCAGCGTCTTCTACACGCAGACCAACGCGGCCCAGGCGTACTTCGTCACGTTCACCCGCATGTGGGAGTTCGGCGCGGGTGCCATCCTCGCGCTGCTTCCACGGTTGCGCCCCACCAGGGCGTGGCTGTCGAACCTGCTCGGCTATGGCGGAATCGCGATCGTCCTCGGCTGCGGCTACCTCTACGACAAGACCACCCCGTTCCCGGGCTACGCTGCGATCCTGCCCGTTCTCGGCACGATGGGCATCATCCTGGCGTCGCATCGCGCGCGCTGGTACGACGCCGGCCGCGTGCTCAGCTTCCGCCCCGTGAGCTTCATCGGCGACATCTCGTACTCGCTCTACCTCTGGCACTGGCCGCTCATCGTGATCGCGCCGTTCGTTCCCGGCTGGGGGCTGTCCACCATCAACAGGCTCGTGCTCTTCGCGCTCTGTTTCGTGATCGCGTGGCTCACCAAGAAGTTCATCGAAGATCCGGCTCGGGCGTGGAAGCCCCTGACCACGCGCAAGCCCCGCGTCACCTTCGGAGCCATGATCGCGGCCATGGCCGTGGTGAGCCTGGTGGTCGGGGTGACGAGCGTCATCCAGCAGCCCAAGTACGACGCGGCTGCCGCACAGCTGAGCAGCACTCTCGAAACGATGCCCGACTGCTTCGGTGCGGCATCCGGCTCGACGAACGGCCTCGCCGACATCGAGCCGTGCGTGAATCCCGAGCTGGCCTCGCAGATCATCCCCAGCCCCGGCTTCGGCAACGCCGACCGTCCGCAGCACCCGGACTGCCTGGTCACGCTCAACGATTCGCGGCTCACGACGTGCGACTTCGGCGATACGACATCGGATGCTGCGCCCCGCGTCGCCCTCATCGGCGACAGCCACGCGTACTCGCTGCTCGACCCGCTGGTGCAGCTCGCGGAGAAGAACGGCTGGCACCTGACGACCTACCTCAAGGGCGCCTGCCCGTGGAGCACGACGCCCATCGCGGGCGGTGACGCGTTCTCGGCGTCCTGCGCAGACTGGCGGGCGAGCCTCGACACCACCTTGGCCGAGCAGCAGCCCTACGACGTGATCTTCACCGCGGCCCTCACCGATCACACGCTCGAGGCCGGCAGCTCTCAGTCGAAGGTCGAGACGAACGGCTTCACCTCGGCGTGGGCGTCTCAGGTCTCGGCGGGCACTCCCATCGTGACGCTCGTCGACAACCCCAGCTGGGAGACCGATCCCAACAAGTGCCTGCGCATCTCCGATGCTTCAGAGTGCTCCGAGTCTCGGAAAGACGGACTCGGCCAGGTCGATCCGCTCGCCGACGCCGCGAAGGACCTCAAGGCCTCGGGTGCCGATGTCACCCTGCTGGATTTCTCGAACACCTACTGTGACGCCGAGGACTGCTTCCCCGTTATCGGGGGCGCGAATGTCTACCGCGACCAGGATCACCTGACGCGCACGTTCGCGTTCACCCTCGCGCCGTTCATCGAGGGCGCCATCGCCGCCGCGATCAGCCGAGACCAGTAG
- a CDS encoding antibiotic biosynthesis monooxygenase, with translation MASNAPVTVSITRSVDPERIPDVTRWVQAGVNLANRYPGFLGSGWVRQGADSEHWHMLYRFADASLLESWETSADRRAWLESGTGLVRESRTERRTGIEGWFDSPQPSSGPDADGLAVGPVAPPRWKQATSIWLGFFPVNLVFTLLVTSLVPGWSDLATALKVLLTTLVLTPIMAYWVLPAVTRLLRRVGFL, from the coding sequence ATGGCAAGTAACGCACCCGTCACCGTCTCGATTACACGTTCCGTCGATCCCGAGCGCATTCCCGACGTCACCCGGTGGGTGCAGGCCGGGGTCAACCTGGCCAACCGCTACCCGGGATTTCTCGGCTCCGGCTGGGTGCGCCAGGGCGCCGACTCCGAGCACTGGCACATGCTGTACCGGTTCGCCGACGCGTCGCTGCTCGAGTCGTGGGAGACGTCGGCCGACCGCCGAGCCTGGCTCGAGAGCGGCACGGGCCTGGTACGCGAGTCGCGCACAGAGAGGCGCACCGGCATCGAGGGCTGGTTCGATTCTCCCCAGCCCTCGTCGGGGCCGGATGCCGACGGCCTGGCAGTCGGGCCCGTCGCGCCGCCGAGGTGGAAACAGGCCACGAGCATCTGGCTGGGATTCTTTCCGGTCAACCTGGTCTTCACCCTTCTGGTCACGAGCCTGGTGCCGGGGTGGAGCGACCTGGCCACTGCCCTCAAGGTGCTGCTGACCACCCTGGTGCTCACGCCGATCATGGCGTACTGGGTGCTACCGGCGGTCACGCGGCTGCTGCGCAGGGTGGGTTTTCTGTAG
- a CDS encoding bifunctional 2-polyprenyl-6-hydroxyphenol methylase/3-demethylubiquinol 3-O-methyltransferase UbiG, with the protein MTLLQPRRTAATRAPATTFGLGGGEPYARALRHGAAGASGRLVLHEVGPSGSSPRVVMDFEKWNASADDVDRALLENARGPVLDIGCGPARMVKAADELGLAALGVDASPEAVSHARASGLTVIEASVFDALPGEGLWQTALLVDGNVGIGGDIGALLERCARLLSPGGELIVELDVDDLCDRSYTATLIDGDGARSDSFPWAETGLDHLLDLADRAGLTPVAVWSAGERRFCRLERA; encoded by the coding sequence ATGACTCTCTTGCAGCCGCGCCGCACCGCCGCCACACGCGCTCCAGCCACCACGTTCGGTCTCGGGGGCGGAGAGCCCTACGCCAGGGCGCTCCGGCACGGCGCGGCCGGTGCGTCGGGACGGCTCGTTCTGCACGAGGTCGGGCCCTCGGGTTCATCACCGCGCGTGGTCATGGACTTCGAGAAATGGAATGCCAGCGCCGACGACGTTGACCGTGCACTTCTCGAGAATGCGCGCGGTCCGGTGCTCGACATCGGATGCGGGCCCGCGCGCATGGTGAAGGCGGCCGATGAACTCGGGCTCGCCGCGCTCGGCGTCGATGCCTCACCCGAGGCTGTGTCGCACGCCCGCGCGTCGGGTCTCACCGTCATCGAGGCCTCGGTGTTCGACGCACTCCCCGGCGAGGGGCTCTGGCAGACGGCCCTGCTCGTCGACGGCAACGTGGGCATCGGAGGGGATATCGGCGCGCTGCTCGAGCGGTGCGCGCGCCTTCTGTCGCCCGGCGGGGAGTTGATCGTCGAACTCGACGTCGACGATCTGTGCGATCGCAGCTACACGGCCACCCTGATCGATGGCGACGGTGCCCGGAGCGACAGCTTTCCGTGGGCCGAGACCGGCCTCGATCACCTGCTCGACCTTGCCGATCGCGCCGGCCTCACGCCGGTGGCCGTGTGGTCAGCGGGGGAGCGGCGGTTCTGCCGGCTCGAGCGAGCCTGA
- a CDS encoding DUF4190 domain-containing protein — MSQPPVPPTPPAYSSAPYNPPQGGGYAPPPADKYNVLAIISLVSAFFVSLVAVITGHMALGQIKRTGEKGRGLAITGLVLGYLGILSALIFAAVLIFMLIAGVGIFAATANNYDDNYYSTSVPSPTEPSDVLSGDLTFAAGSELAASSQAQFTDPFVTDLSWTVSSPDDGAGNWSYLDPSGLCTVSFHQGALGGQVPVTAGDDRATTAEFLAVVLNTDAGTITSKATDSSMAYNFEGSGTVDTLLMQGTDADGSIWKLAGRAFGTIDGGVYVDVTCKSGGDLEGVYDTVTTKAAITVF; from the coding sequence ATGAGTCAGCCGCCAGTTCCCCCCACACCTCCTGCGTATTCGTCTGCGCCGTACAACCCGCCTCAGGGCGGCGGTTATGCTCCGCCTCCGGCGGACAAGTACAACGTGCTCGCCATCATCTCGCTGGTGTCCGCGTTCTTCGTCTCGCTGGTCGCCGTGATCACCGGGCACATGGCGCTCGGCCAGATCAAGCGCACGGGCGAGAAGGGCCGCGGCCTCGCCATCACCGGCCTGGTGCTCGGCTATCTCGGCATCCTGTCGGCCCTGATCTTCGCCGCCGTGCTCATCTTCATGCTCATCGCCGGGGTCGGTATCTTCGCGGCCACGGCCAACAACTACGACGACAACTACTACTCCACCTCGGTGCCCAGCCCCACCGAGCCGTCCGACGTTCTGTCGGGCGATCTGACTTTCGCTGCGGGCAGCGAGCTCGCTGCCAGCAGCCAGGCCCAGTTCACCGACCCGTTCGTGACCGATTTGTCATGGACGGTGTCGTCGCCCGACGACGGTGCCGGCAACTGGTCCTACCTCGACCCGTCCGGCCTGTGCACGGTCTCGTTCCACCAGGGCGCCTTGGGCGGACAGGTTCCCGTCACCGCCGGTGATGACAGGGCGACCACGGCCGAGTTCCTCGCCGTCGTGCTCAATACCGATGCGGGGACCATCACGTCCAAGGCCACCGACAGCTCGATGGCCTACAACTTCGAAGGCTCAGGAACCGTCGACACCCTGCTCATGCAGGGCACCGACGCCGACGGCTCCATCTGGAAGCTGGCGGGACGCGCGTTCGGCACGATCGACGGTGGCGTCTACGTCGACGTCACCTGCAAGTCGGGAGGCGACCTCGAAGGCGTCTACGACACCGTCACGACGAAGGCCGCCATCACTGTCTTCTAA
- a CDS encoding DUF6421 family protein, with translation MPSTTTTQYVVPAIGDEPEVVEDPAAADTSAAWLSLKAAAIELQGFQSKDGSVPDTADHERATELVAVISSCIAALAPAFPHDAEYHTKVLADFARWAGEGFGVPDFLDSLVAFRPELHRENGIRHLVVFPMTTQNGSPSRLVEAVLIEVIWPEFVAELEAGDYSNALFVPIRFVDFTPGYDTNSAVLFPETVATRSIPTFTWGAIFADREAARFRTVVRAAADVTRLELPEDAERLLTDQALAERTFVMWDLIHDRTHMRGDLPFDPFMIKQRMPFFLYSLEELRCDLTAFREAVRIQRRIEALPSGEVSDADAHLLEHARLVQYAVLFDRIFRFALTGSRVRNYDGLGGQLLFAWLHQHHVLHWTDTKLTIDWPEVADSVLELGTQIEELYWRSIDRPKVAHWLAAYELVTRTVTPNPASVWARGPQALPLDGPPRGLTDAVLDDEFPLSMFYEALGKKIGGVIASTEGMTGASDSVGER, from the coding sequence ATGCCCAGCACAACGACCACGCAGTATGTCGTTCCCGCGATCGGCGACGAGCCCGAGGTCGTGGAGGACCCCGCGGCGGCAGACACGTCGGCGGCCTGGCTCTCGTTGAAGGCCGCTGCGATTGAGCTGCAGGGCTTTCAGTCCAAGGACGGCTCGGTGCCCGACACGGCCGATCACGAGAGAGCGACCGAGCTCGTCGCCGTGATCTCGTCATGCATCGCGGCCCTGGCCCCCGCATTCCCTCACGACGCCGAGTACCACACGAAGGTACTCGCAGACTTCGCCCGCTGGGCGGGCGAGGGCTTCGGCGTACCCGACTTCCTCGACTCCCTCGTGGCGTTCCGACCCGAACTGCACCGCGAGAACGGCATCCGGCACCTCGTCGTCTTTCCGATGACCACCCAGAACGGATCGCCGTCGCGACTGGTCGAGGCCGTGCTCATCGAGGTGATCTGGCCCGAGTTCGTGGCCGAGCTCGAGGCGGGCGACTACTCGAACGCCCTCTTCGTGCCCATACGCTTCGTGGACTTCACCCCCGGCTACGACACCAACTCGGCCGTGCTCTTCCCCGAGACGGTCGCCACGCGCAGTATCCCCACCTTCACCTGGGGCGCCATCTTCGCCGATCGGGAGGCGGCCCGCTTCCGCACCGTGGTGCGGGCGGCGGCCGATGTGACCCGGCTCGAGCTGCCCGAAGACGCGGAGCGCCTGCTCACGGACCAGGCCCTGGCCGAGCGAACCTTCGTCATGTGGGACCTCATCCACGACCGCACCCACATGCGCGGGGATCTGCCCTTCGATCCGTTCATGATCAAGCAGCGCATGCCTTTCTTCCTCTACTCGCTGGAAGAGCTTCGCTGCGACCTCACCGCGTTCCGCGAGGCGGTGCGCATCCAGAGGCGCATCGAGGCGCTGCCCTCGGGCGAGGTGTCGGATGCCGATGCGCACCTTCTCGAACACGCAAGACTCGTGCAGTACGCGGTCTTGTTCGACCGCATCTTCCGCTTCGCCCTCACCGGCTCGCGCGTGCGCAACTACGACGGCCTCGGCGGGCAGCTGCTGTTCGCGTGGCTGCACCAGCACCACGTGCTGCACTGGACCGACACGAAGCTCACGATCGATTGGCCCGAGGTCGCCGACAGCGTGCTCGAGCTGGGAACTCAGATCGAGGAGCTCTACTGGCGCTCGATCGACCGACCCAAGGTCGCGCACTGGCTGGCCGCCTACGAGCTGGTCACCCGAACGGTGACGCCGAACCCCGCATCCGTGTGGGCGCGCGGGCCGCAGGCTCTGCCGCTCGACGGGCCCCCGCGCGGCCTGACGGACGCCGTGCTCGACGACGAATTTCCGCTGTCGATGTTCTATGAGGCGCTCGGCAAGAAGATCGGTGGCGTGATCGCGTCGACCGAAGGCATGACGGGCGCGTCCGACTCCGTCGGCGAGCGCTGA